A genomic window from Candidatus Methylacidiphilum fumarolicum includes:
- a CDS encoding RNA-guided endonuclease InsQ/TnpB family protein, translating to MMIASPAGLPVLGPVERKVTYRLYPSKTVRDELFRTRWVHCFLWNLALEERRRAWKEEKRRIGFVEQCRWLTELRSRSALLASINAQSAQVTLKRLDLAFQAFFRRVRQGEKPGCPRFKQAGRFSGFGFKQHEGDWRLLARERSAHLKLRLSGIGEIPIRGKARTPREPRTCEIFLSGGRWHASVTMRCRPAREHGCGAEAFDLGTERFLTSARLEPGKSEPDVSEVANPRHLRKALKKLRKLGRTISRKMEAAIRKHGKRKGFRISKRLRKQYELLARMHAKVANVRKDFLHKQSAAMVRRSGLLITEELEPKRMTASARGSRENPGKRVRQKAGLNREILDASFGAFGAMVGYKAEEAGIGYLEAQARTLKPSQRCHRCGGVVKKTLGDRWHGCACGASCHRDENSALGLLDWGLAKWEKDHGFAFPGPKVVVCGKEWTGTDPCVEREALAGWNLAAGWKSASRAYSGETARREARNSIPEPSGLDGVVHCFFLKSSF from the coding sequence ATGATGATCGCATCACCCGCTGGTCTTCCCGTTCTGGGCCCGGTCGAGCGCAAGGTCACCTACCGGCTCTATCCATCCAAGACCGTCCGGGATGAGCTTTTCCGGACGCGCTGGGTCCATTGCTTCCTCTGGAACCTAGCTTTGGAGGAGCGCAGGCGGGCGTGGAAGGAGGAAAAGCGGCGCATCGGTTTCGTCGAGCAGTGCCGATGGCTCACCGAGCTCCGTTCCCGCAGCGCGCTTCTCGCCTCGATCAACGCTCAATCCGCCCAGGTAACGCTCAAGAGGTTGGATCTCGCCTTTCAGGCGTTCTTCCGCCGCGTCCGGCAAGGCGAAAAGCCGGGATGCCCGCGTTTCAAGCAGGCAGGGCGATTCAGCGGTTTCGGCTTCAAGCAGCACGAAGGAGACTGGCGGCTGCTCGCCAGAGAGCGAAGCGCTCACCTGAAGCTTCGTCTCTCCGGCATCGGGGAGATCCCGATCCGGGGCAAGGCCCGTACTCCCAGGGAACCCAGGACATGCGAGATCTTTCTTTCCGGCGGCCGATGGCATGCGTCGGTCACGATGCGCTGCCGGCCGGCGCGGGAGCATGGCTGTGGAGCCGAGGCTTTCGACCTGGGCACGGAGCGGTTCCTGACCAGCGCCAGGTTGGAGCCGGGAAAGAGCGAGCCGGACGTTTCCGAGGTCGCCAATCCGCGCCATCTGCGCAAGGCGCTTAAGAAGCTCAGGAAGCTCGGACGGACGATCTCCCGCAAGATGGAGGCGGCGATCCGCAAGCACGGGAAACGGAAGGGATTTCGCATTTCCAAGAGGTTGCGCAAGCAGTACGAGCTGCTCGCCCGGATGCACGCCAAGGTGGCGAACGTCAGGAAGGATTTCCTGCACAAGCAGAGCGCCGCGATGGTGAGACGCAGCGGACTGTTGATCACGGAGGAGCTGGAGCCGAAAAGGATGACGGCTTCGGCCCGGGGCAGCCGGGAAAATCCCGGGAAACGTGTGCGGCAAAAAGCCGGGCTGAATCGAGAGATATTGGACGCATCGTTCGGAGCTTTCGGGGCGATGGTCGGATACAAAGCGGAAGAGGCTGGTATCGGATACCTGGAAGCACAGGCGAGGACGTTGAAGCCAAGCCAGAGATGCCACCGATGCGGCGGCGTCGTGAAAAAGACCCTCGGCGACCGGTGGCATGGGTGCGCATGCGGAGCGTCCTGCCATCGGGACGAGAACTCGGCGCTCGGGCTTCTCGACTGGGGCTTGGCGAAATGGGAGAAGGACCACGGCTTCGCCTTTCCGGGGCCGAAGGTCGTTGTATGCGGAAAGGAATGGACGGGAACCGATCCATGCGTGGAGCGGGAAGCTCTGGCCGGATGGAACCTCGCTGCGGGCTGGAAGTCCGCGAGCCGAGCATACTCCGGTGAAACTGCCCGCAGGGAAGCGCGAAACTCCATCCCAGAGCCCTCAGGCTTGGATGGAGTAGTTCATTGTTTCTTTTTAAAGAGTTCTTTTTAA